The following are encoded together in the uncultured Draconibacterium sp. genome:
- a CDS encoding LacI family DNA-binding transcriptional regulator translates to MKQKPETTIHDIAKKLNISASTVSRALNDNPLISEATRNKIKKAAEEMGYRPNVMAANFRTKRTNTIGVIVPLINRHFFSSVISGIEDIAYQQGFAVTISQSNDNFEKEDKIAHTLFANRVDGLILSIAMETKTYDHLRLFSDRNIPLVFFDRVVDEIDAYKIVVDDFGAAYKATKHLIDQGRKHIAMIGGPLNLAIYKNRQDGYCKALKDAELEFDNLVVVNNSLNREDGVKAIEKLLKLPNKPDAIFCANDTTALSSIIHLQQKGYKVPDDIAIVGFSNEPFSEVVTPSISTIKQPGYEIGQKAAELIISQILKKEVKSGFETITMPTELVVRKSSVR, encoded by the coding sequence ATGAAGCAAAAACCAGAAACGACCATACACGATATCGCAAAAAAGTTAAACATCTCGGCATCTACCGTATCGAGAGCATTAAACGATAATCCGTTAATTAGCGAGGCAACCCGAAACAAAATTAAAAAGGCTGCCGAAGAAATGGGATACCGGCCAAATGTGATGGCGGCCAATTTCAGAACAAAACGTACCAATACAATTGGCGTAATTGTTCCGCTTATCAACCGGCATTTCTTTTCATCGGTAATTAGTGGTATTGAAGACATTGCCTACCAGCAGGGGTTTGCTGTTACCATTTCGCAATCGAATGATAATTTTGAGAAGGAAGATAAAATTGCACACACCCTTTTTGCAAACCGCGTGGATGGATTAATTCTTTCGATTGCCATGGAAACAAAAACCTACGATCATTTAAGACTTTTTTCCGACAGAAACATTCCCCTTGTTTTTTTCGACAGAGTTGTGGATGAAATAGATGCATATAAAATTGTTGTTGATGATTTTGGGGCAGCATACAAAGCAACCAAACACCTTATTGATCAAGGGAGAAAACACATTGCAATGATTGGCGGACCGCTTAACCTGGCGATTTATAAAAACCGACAGGACGGGTATTGTAAAGCGCTAAAAGATGCGGAATTGGAGTTTGACAATTTGGTAGTGGTAAACAACAGTTTGAACCGCGAAGACGGTGTTAAGGCCATTGAAAAGCTGCTAAAATTACCTAACAAACCCGATGCAATATTTTGTGCCAACGATACAACAGCCTTAAGTTCGATCATTCATTTGCAACAGAAAGGCTACAAAGTTCCGGATGATATTGCGATAGTTGGATTTAGTAACGAACCTTTTTCCGAAGTGGTAACCCCATCGATAAGTACCATAAAACAACCCGGTTACGAGATTGGTCAAAAGGCTGCAGAGTTAATTATCAGCCAGATTTTGAAAAAGGAAGTTAAATCCGGCTTTGAAACGATTACCATGCCAACCGAACTGGTTGTGAGAAAATCATCGGTGCGATAA